In Sesamum indicum cultivar Zhongzhi No. 13 linkage group LG8, S_indicum_v1.0, whole genome shotgun sequence, the sequence gagttaatatcttcttctgcttggcaggacTACCAGcgtatgtggaaaaaattaattttccacaaaggagtaaacccaggtaagaccattatcgaaacatccggaaaatataacagagtctggatgttagagaggtctaaaccagaagatgtccgagaatggtatgattttggagctcttgctttaGTTCATACTATATCACCAAGTTTTtcgaaaatctcaaaacttccggttagtggggcggtctttgattcatggaaaaacaacccccacttaaagagaggcgacattctggagataaaattcgtTTCAGTAGCTTcagaaactgcaggaaaggggtctcacccagcattccatttcatgaagctgcagaggccaaatatggtagctttcaataaaatcaaagttgCTTCAGACAAAGCTCCCCTGGTATCGGCTATTACTGAAGAGAGTATCTCTACCAGAAGAGCTTGGAGtttatgggtctgtctcacggagatggacaaagtcaagtatccgttaaaaatcttctcaaacaaagtgaatggatcgttcctattaaattccatgacaggaaaaagcatTGAGTTCGCAGAAAACTTATTCGAGaaaaagaggatgttaatGTGGGAAAATAAGCTGCCAGCGACTGAAGCCACAAGAATGAAGACATGCAACATgctgcatgttgggcaatggcataaccatttgtTCCCTTGCTGCGAGAAATAAGAAAAGCCCCTGTTCGGACCAAAGATTTGGGTCACAAAAAACAAACCTGAACCAGACCAAGACAAgggaaagagagaagagaaaaggTTTTaccaaaagaagtaaaaattaaacgaTGTAAAAAATCGAGAGGATCAGACTGTCGGCAGAGAACAACAAAAGCCAACAATCAGCAAAGTAGCCAGCTGAAAATCATGTGACCGACAAACCATTATGACCGACAGCTGGAAATCATAAGGCGATGACGAACGTAATGACGTCATCACAAAAAAAGTTTGGAGTTCGAATTTCAAGTCCGCGTacacctataaataaagatgcaaggTCTCACGGCTCTCTCGTTGGTTTCTCTTTAGGTCTGTAATTTCTgccttcagatctgtaagacccttgtgtagatcgggaaggatcttaataatctcgtccaccttttggctcaaagattctatttttataggtatatggattaacctatttccatagtcttgaaccgtcttttgtatctccctcaggtcttgagagatctttgatgtatccggctcgagttctttccactcagtgataatttttagaactgaaattatgtaggaatttacccgtttcGCTTCTCGTggttgggattctaccatggacttcagtggagtgtaaACGCCTCACTATATTCCCTGGTAGCACTTGTCGGACTTTGAAAtttctcattcattttttttcctcttccgGCGTGAGAAGtcttggatcaatcctcttgggaccgttataacacttgtcaagaattttcataagaaattctcttctctgtatttccaaaatctggaaatattccctattttcaaagtaactcgaactttcgttcagttccattttatcttgaaaagtctcctccattagtggataaataatatcaaaatataatataatcatatatttttcttcaataagcctaggctctgataccatttttcGCAAGTTGGGTGTTATCATGCCATTTAGAGATgaaatgggactaaatgtgtcaaTTTGATAGCAAActaatggactaaaactgttgACCCCGAAAAGTAGGGATCGAAAGTGAGAACTACCCTATCCTATGGGACTAAATCTATCATTTTCTCTCAaccaattaacaaaaaaatatcaagtaacaagaaaaaaaatcttcttaAAAATGCTAGTCCCGGCAACGGCGCCAAAATTTGTTGGGTGTCaagaccacaaaaaataattcctacaacacTTGTGAAAATGAGAGTAGGGTCAATTCCACAGGGACTGGtataagttgatttctttaagaaaaggaaaataatggggggaaatttgatgataaaaagaaataattgaaaactaaataaattagaaaataattgaaattacctGACGAggatatgagagagagatttttcagttaaggctaggatcatgcttgattcttgtgagttgatcattgatgcaaaaataacactatgtaaacaaataaatcagttatggttgttggtacgacctaacaacctcacattttcatacttttccgtcagccaaggtacgaccgtaGGCTAGATCTCTAATTAACAGAAAACCCtaggaacgtccacaagatttaatctattaacagcattaagaattagaaaagcCCGATTCTAGTCAacaaattcctacgaggataattcgtttaaactagatcatacattccccataacataactaattactaatgacataattaatcatgctacgttgccactaagtattgaactaaacaaacaattacacggatttgtaaagtccaattagctaagcaaacatTTTCTATAATGAACAATTGGTCATATCATTCAAAAATCAgatgtttgtaataaaagcacagagaatagcatgaatattcatttaacaagtataaaaagagcatattagatctcacaacatattacgaatcaagcaatcaccatagcTTAATCagaatttaaagaatttagtcggacatgttaatggaagaacacactaagaaGTGGAATTTCATTAACACcggcaataaattaaaactaaagaGGAGAGTATGAGAGTGAAATAAGCTAATAAACTAAAGTATTCTATTCATTTCCAAGATCCTCTTCTCTAATAAAGTGACCaaccctatttataataaaaatctcCTACAAATCTAGacgggaggggggggggggtagtACATAATTAgttctaaaaaggtaaataaatcacaaataacatattttaaggAATCCTTTCCAAATCTAAGCACATCATTCCTAATTTTCTCTTGTGGAAATCACGCATTTCCTTTCTTCATTCGTGTTGACCAAATCACTAACTGTGGGCACATTTAATGAAATGAGCAAATCTGTTTTGAGatcttttcttccctttttgaTGCCTTTGTTATCCAGTTTTAGCTCGATTTTGCTATCTATATCCCATATCATCCCTTTTTAGCTGGATATGTAATAAATTCACAtgattaggaatattttggctaaaaaggaagattaaatcACTATAAACTCGTGGCGATTTGCGCAGTTATCATGGTCTATGGTAAGAGATTCATACATGGCATCCCTAATCAGATCGGGACCGAACAAACCTACAGGAGCACTACTGATCGTCCCATCACTTGAAGAACCAGGCTGCGACATAGCAAGTGGATGATCTAAATACTTAAAGACAAGGGGCGAAAGGATACTAACCTGATTAGAATAAAGGGAAAAAGGTTGGCCTCAGAGAGTTGTAAACCTCATAATTCTCACGAGCAAGAGAGTTTGGAAACAAAAGTTTTGTTAACAAGGGAAAGTCAGCATTTAAAGGAAAGAAGTGACCCAAAATCGAAAAAACCCACAATGATTCCTATTGGATGCGACCCTGCTAAAAGTATCCTTTGCAGTGGCATCTGTTGATAAATGATTGGTTGGCAAGCCAAGGTGCGCAACGAATGACGAAGTTGCcagaatttttttgatttcaCCGCCAAAactaaagaaattgaattatgCAAAGAGACACGActgtgaaaagaaaaaagttcgAAGGTCTCGTGATTCCACTTACCCAACCTTAGTATAGACACACTTGGTAAGTGGAGGGGCTTCTGATGTGGGGATATTTCCTACTTCCCTTATTGAGACCTTCATCACTTCAAATGAGACCTATAGAGGTTAAAGCAAGCAACATCACGGAAGGAATACGTAACAGGAAATAGGACCTTGCAGGACCTATGGAGTAAAACTATCTGTAGGTGATCAGAGACCTCTTAAGACAAAGGACAGAGTGTTAGAAAAACACTATCAGAGCCGCCTGTACTACCCTGTCTGCACATTGTTGGTCCTTTGGACCACCTCCTGTTTTTGTCAGTTCTTATGGTACGATCCACGGCCACCTATAAGATCAAAacaagatcaaataaattatattacaacgTACAACTTCACccttacatataaatatggcTCTCCACCTCCATAACTAGGTTCGAACTCTCTATCTAACTCATATATTCACTACATACCTTTGGAATTTTTACTGACTTGACCGTCAAAGAGCCATCGTTGGAATTCTCTCCGACTTGGCTCTAATGTATGTTTGTCTTGAAAATCCTCAGTGGCAACCCCCATCCCCTCTTGCAAATGGTTGACCCTGAGACCTTCGAGGCCCTTTCGCTTACCTGCAGATACTTTCGTATTTCTGGGATATAATATAGTTCTCACGTATAGTTCATGATCTGGTGAATCCTCTGGTGGTTTTACTGCATTTCCACTGATGAATCCTAATTTCATTTTAGCTCCTAGGACTATTCTAGCAGATCGACTCCATGCTAAATAGTTTTTGTGGAGTTAATGGTGTTAAAACTAACATCATACCTggattttatgaatttaacaAATGCAAACTTAGTCAGTTCTATTGCTTGCGGAAACTTCCTCAGATTCGACCCCTATTATTGCGATTGGTGGAGCCCCTGGCGTTTTCATAAGAGCAGCTCGACAAGTTCCTATTAACCATTCTAACAACCCTCTGCACAGCTGGCAATGACTGAGCGGCTAAGTATAGTGATTTAAATGAGGAACTTATAAAAACGTaatagaaaagagaagaaaacaagttTCCATTAATGCGATGTTTTTAGCATGCATTCGAGCTGGGAAACCTTGAACTCCTTTACTTGAAATCTTCAGATCTTTAACAACTTCAGCGATACTAGTGGTTATAGTATGATATGGGAAAAATTTAATAGCCCAAAAtgcatatttatttgttagctTAAAATCACTCAATGCGTAAACTTTTTGATAAATCATCAACTAGACATCtaaaaattctccatttttgtacatattttattcaattatttaagtatTGATACTTTGACAAAATCTGTCAAGATTTTTTATCTTCATTTACATAATGACAAcgccaaattaattttttgataaattactttGAGTGTAATGTGACTGTCTAGAAATAAACAAGttgaaatactttttttatgcTGAACTTACTTTtagaagttttttttttttttcaaacttgtcatgtaaaaaataacaaaaagattcAATAGGTAAGAGCCAGACAGACCCAAATATTTTGAGTATAACTTGGGTAAAACTGAACGCATAATCTATAGTAGAGCCCATAATAACTATTACAAATACTTATTGTGTATGAGTCCAAGTAACATAATACCCACTCATTAATAAGCCCAGTATAGTCCCGCTTCAACTAAGATGAAGGTTCCCAAACTCAAGTCGTTTGCTGATGTTCGGAGATCAAAGGTTGAAAACTTCACATGAGACAAGGAAAGATATTTTCATGCAGCACGTTTTCCTGTATGTGGAGAAAGCTTCTGTCACTAGTTTGTATATTACTGGTTATGCCAAATTATGGTGGTGCACACATCTCTCGCACAACGCCGGTATAAATTGTGCGAAGCCGTGGAGAAGGAACTGAGAGATTAATTATCTTCGTTTGTCGGAAGCCTTAAAAGGAACTGAACGAATTAATTCCTCCATTGCAAGACGTGGTGCTTGGCAAGGCGCCCACAAGAACACAATATTAACCAAAATTATGACTCAAGCAATGATTTTAACaagatcatatatatgattagttatatcaaaattttgaaaaagtttccATTAGGACTTGAAATGTGATCGttaattaaaatggataattacactgccatccttcaaaatttgatatgattatACGTAGACCGAATGTAAAGAATTACATCGAGTACTTTTGATGAAAgatgtttattttcatccaacAAATAGATTCATCTATCAGtatgattaataaaattagctaatatcagtaaaaatattagaatgaAAATCTGTATTTAtacttaattgacttattacatatttattgtagattaaataaatattttcttactaaACCCGTATCCTCATATATCTTCAAACGCTATGTGAGGAAAtacttgtaattaaattattataaaggtAAATAGtgtaataatatatctaataaattgacaaacaataaatttctaataataaaataggaattctcattcaaaattttttttttttttggttgacatttagcaaatttagtgaattttactaacagagaaatttatttattgaagaaaaataaacgtcaaatatacaaaatataatttctcaaaccacagagcttacgtataattacacctaaCTCTAGGAAACCATCATATAatcaattcataaaatttaaaacaaaaatacaattgtATCAAGTTAAGAATCAAAACATTCTCCAGCATATTTGTTAAGCTTCTTTCTCAACTATATGCATACATTGGGTCCTTTATACTAGATTGACAAAATTTGCATTCATCTTACTAActaatctaaaatatattctcatttcacATCAAAGtttctacaaaattaaaaatacatattttcattaaaaactgaaaactgaaaataaaaacacaaactaACAGGCCCTAAATTCTACATTCAGATTCTTTGAGAAGACACTAAGAAGCTAAAAGTGTAATTCATGTTGATGATTCCCGTACACGGAAGAAGAGTTTTGAATCCTTGGCTTTCCAAACGTACAGTAACAGATCCTGTGGAAAGAATAGGCATATAAAACTGTTTGGTATTAAATACATATCCAGTCAAGTTAAATCAATAGAAATTACCTAGGAGCGTCCGTGCTCATGCTGCTGGAGTTGCAGGATATTGGCTAACATTGAGACGAGTAATATATGGAAAGACTATTGAACCACAGTACAAATGCTCCCCTATTTTGATGCCACTTGAGACCAAAAACATATCCTGATCATAATAGTGTGCTGTTGGTTTTCCATCCAAATCAACGGCAATAAGCCCTCCATTCTTCTCAGTATTTGGTCTTCCTATGTACCTCTCAACGATCACAATGACCTTCCGAACGAACGGATATTTTTGTAGGAGCTTCCAAAGATTTGCTTCCTATCACAGTTTCAATAGAAATATGTAAAGATGCAATGAAATGTACCCCAAACTTTatacaagaaagaaattacTCTTATGCATGGGCATTATTTGCAGTTGCATTATCAATGTCACTCTTAACCTGCAGGAACAATACATGCTTTGGAATTTGGTAAATAGTCCTTTAATTTCAGAAAGTTACAATTACAACCTGTAAATCATGATTTCAGTTACAAATTCCCACCAGCCATTTGGTTTTCATGGAGAAACTTGTAATGCTGACTGCAGATATGGTccagtgtaattttttaaaattgacagATCTTTTGAAATGTGTCTAAATCTTAGAGGGCATCACTTTAATTATTCCTATGAACAACTTTGTTCACATTTGGTAATTTTACTAGGAGAACAACTTGTTGACAACCGATCATGTCTCTTACCGTGCCTAATGCTATCCAATATTGGTTGTCGCCATCATATCTTATATTGTCAGGTAAACCAGGCAAATCTTCAATAAATGTATCTATCGTTCCTTTTCTTGGACCTTCTATGTAGTACTTTCTGCACCTCCTCCtgcaatttgaataattaacaAGTCATAGAACTTGGATCTCAACTCATAATAAGAAACAGAGGATTTCCACTCCATGAAATTTGTAAAAGAAACTAACATGGCTGTTTcacagaaaataacaaaactcTGATCCGCGGAGACAGCAACACCATTAGCGAAGTATAAATCTTTTACCAGGACCtgtgttttttttgttgatggaTCATAAGCCAAGAATCTGCCATGGGGTCTACCTTCTAACAAATCCAGAAAATACTCCTTGAAGCTGTATTTGTATGAAGCATCCGTGAAGTACAGTTTGCCATCAGGACCAATATCAACACCGTCAGTTAGCTTGAACTTCACACCCTCAGCCTCATCAGTCAGTAATTCTATCACGCCATCGCTGCTTATATTTAATAGACCCTACCACAAATGCTACTATCAAAAATTGCACTTTCTGTATCGAAATCACCTAAAATGCAACTGACATGATATTCCAGAACATTTATCTGACCCAGAATTGAAAGCACAGATTAATGCAGTAATAAGTGACGATAAATGCATTAAACCCATTCTATATATAGGGAGCATTAGTTTCAAAGATCACTACTGGTCCCCAAGTCATTCTAAAAACCCTTTTTCATATAATGAAAAGCAATTAGATAATTATTGACCCTAAAAACACTTTCAAGAATAAGGCAGATAAGACTTGAGTCACCTTGTCAGCATCTGCAACGATAACTTCGCCGTGGAGTCCTCGAACAAGTCCAAGCGGCCTGCCACCAGTGTTGACCCAATTCTCCACCACCGGGTCGGCTGCTGAAGCGTTCAGAACGAGACGGTTGACCCACCCATCTTCACAACCGGTGTATAGTGCACCCGTCTTGGCGTCATAAGCAATATCTTCCGGCGCCGGCAACTGACCATACCCGATTTTTTCCGAACCCCGTAGCATGTGACTGTTCCGATTGGGGACGAAGAAGGGCGGTTCCTTCTGGGTCAGTTCGTGCTCCGGATACGGAGCCGGGTCGAATCTGTCGAGCTGGTAGAGGAACACGGCGACTAGGACAGGTAATAGTGAGATGAAAATTGCGGAAAGCGGGGGTACCTTCGCCATTGGAGTAGTTGATGTCTACGTATttggaaatgaaattgaaCTAAGAAGGACATCTCGTTAACAGAGTTGCGCGTTTACAAAATCTTAAGGCTAAACTTCACATGTGTAGCATGTGTActtggaaaaagtattattttaattcattaaatatgtttgattttatatttggtctaataattatatttatttttatttaaattcagtAATTTACGAAATTGATTACTTTTAGTCTTTTGgtagattttcgaacaattttaccctatgagtgcatatggattaaaactacctttcaaaagttgtataggggtaaaattatctaaaaatctcttatatttttaacataagaaaaaatatcatattttgtaaaattgagCACAAAACCTTCTTTCCGTTAGAaactaatgaaaaatatacattatgtttggatttgtgttttagttgttttgctttgtgttttgaaaatagagagagaaaaatagagataagtaagtgtgtgttgaaaatagatgatatgtttggatttgtg encodes:
- the LOC105168708 gene encoding protein STRICTOSIDINE SYNTHASE-LIKE 5; this translates as MAKVPPLSAIFISLLPVLVAVFLYQLDRFDPAPYPEHELTQKEPPFFVPNRNSHMLRGSEKIGYGQLPAPEDIAYDAKTGALYTGCEDGWVNRLVLNASAADPVVENWVNTGGRPLGLVRGLHGEVIVADADKGLLNISSDGVIELLTDEAEGVKFKLTDGVDIGPDGKLYFTDASYKYSFKEYFLDLLEGRPHGRFLAYDPSTKKTQVLVKDLYFANGVAVSADQSFVIFCETAMRRCRKYYIEGPRKGTIDTFIEDLPGLPDNIRYDGDNQYWIALGTEANLWKLLQKYPFVRKVIVIVERYIGRPNTEKNGGLIAVDLDGKPTAHYYDQDMFLVSSGIKIGEHLYCGSIVFPYITRLNVSQYPATPAA